The following proteins are co-located in the Camelina sativa cultivar DH55 chromosome 12, Cs, whole genome shotgun sequence genome:
- the LOC104729189 gene encoding auxin-induced protein 15A-like, producing MAVKRSSKLTQTAMLKQILKRCSSLGKKQCYDEEGLPLDVPKGHFPVYVGEKRTRYIVPISFLTHPEFLILLQQAEEEFGFHHDMGGLTIPCEEVVFLSLTSMIR from the coding sequence ATGGCGGTAAAGAGATCTTCAAAACTAACACAAACAGCAATGCTAAAGCAAATCCTCAAGAGATGCTCGAGCTTAGGCAAGAAACAATGCTACGACGAGGAAGGACTCCCTCTTGACGTACCAAAGGGACATTTTCCGGTTTACGTAGGCGAAAAGCGTACGAGGTACATCGTACCAATCTCCTTCTTGACTCATCCCGAGTTTCTGATCCTTCTTCAACAAGCAGAGGAAGAGTTCGGCTTTCACCACGACATGGGTGGACTCACTATCCCTTGTGAAGAAGTTGTTTTCCTCTCTCTAACATCCATGATCAGATGA
- the LOC104733072 gene encoding putative F-box protein At4g38870 produces METQRKKLAKVSINSLPDDLMMEILKRFRLKTLIRFLSVCKLWGSIIRSPYFMKIFLNESLKRPKSLVFVFRADSFSLPLTSASVHFKSTREVSSSSSFASASPATYHVTFPVRQRATVAPSVHGLICYGPPSSLVVYNPCTRRSVTLPRVSAGKRATNQYLGYDPIDSVYKVLCIVRRMPMLRNRRGLAEEIMVLTLESNGSSAWRMIQGIVPPHSPLSEQLCLNGVLYYQAFTGTKLNECAIMSFDVRSEKIDLIKGPCSKFRSFSKLTTYEGKLAVIFFEKKISGIIGLWVLEDASKEDWSKKTFALPKLVASKTNPISDHRFCEFRTTDADTGEIIFTPTFLHSSVPSVLYYDLKKNSMRTFEVEGRRTEQYIRCHSDSVSSAQVENLMFL; encoded by the coding sequence ATGGAGacacagaggaagaagcttgcAAAGGTAAGCATAAACTCACTTCCGGATGATTTGATGATGGAGATACTCAAACGATTTCGACTTAAAACCCTAATCAGATTCCTCTCCGTATGTAAGCTCTGGGGTTCCATAATCCGCAGTCCCTATTTCATGAAAATATTCCTGAATGAGTCTTTGAAAAGGCCCAAAAGTCTCGTCTTCGTATTCAGAGCGGACTCTTTCTCTTTGCCTTTAACCTCTGCATCTGTTCACTTCAAAAGTACACGTgaagtatcatcatcatcttcatttgCTTCTGCTTCTCCAGCCACTTATCATGTGACTTTTCCCGTCCGACAGCGCGCGACCGTTGCTCCTTCTGTCCACGGTTTGATTTGCTATGGACCACCTTCTAGCCTCGTGGTATATAATCCTTGCACTAGACGATCGGTTACCTTGCCCAGGGTCAGTGCAGGGAAGAGAGCCACAAACCAGTACTTAGGCTATGATCCCATCGACAGTGTTTATAAAGTGTTGTGCATCGTGAGAAGAATGCCTATGCTGAGAAACAGACGCGGTTTAGCTGAGGAGATAATGGTTTTGACATTGGAAAGTAATGGGAGTTCTGCTTGGAGGATGATTCAAGGCATTGTTCCTCCTCACTCTCCTTTAAGTGAGCAACTTTGCCtcaatggtgttttgtattatcAGGCTTTTACTGGCACAAAACTAAATGAGTGTGCAATCATGagttttgatgttaggtctgaaaAGATTGATCTTATCAAAGGACCTTGCAGCAAGTTTCGTAGCTTTTCAAAGTTGACAACCTACGAGGGGAAGCTGGCTGTTATcttctttgaaaagaaaatcaGTGGTATTATTGGTCTGTGGGTTCTAGAAGATGCCTCTAAGGAGGATTGGTCCAAGAAGACTTTTGCTTTGCCTAAATTAGTTGCCTCCAAAACAAACCCTATTTCTGATCATAGGTTTTGTGAGTTTCGCACCACCGACGCTGACACTGGTGAGATTATATTTACACCAACCTTTCTGCATTCATCCGTACCTAGTGTTCTCTACTATGATCTGAAGAAAAATAGTATGAGAACTTTTGAAgtagaaggaagaagaacagagcAGTATATACGTTGTCATTCAGACTCTGTCTCCTCTGCCCAGGTTGAGAATCTCATGTTTCTGTAA
- the LOC104729190 gene encoding tRNA-dihydrouridine(47) synthase [NAD(P)(+)]-like produces MSDAVAELAADTNVGGDAKPDSSQSTTKQFSVYEATSEELIERSMAPIKKEFLCPPPSRSLKQNDAAEFKAPQSGLVQEKKSKRQLKRERREQSTINLCPQVARTEDVNSCQYKDNCRFNHDIEAFKAQKPEDIEGQCPFVASEMKCAYGLSCRFLGTHRDIAGNSDGKETSETNFFNKETQRLLWKNKMTFVNADAKLKSLGLLGHAKKSNVAEENNAEKTQNGAQATKVAVDSAVSSEPTSDMIEDVDIPGPLETEEVRPMKKAKSEDEEKVKPGDVGGVNDGVKVEEETKKNGYSTSKGDVEDDDSIKIVETDGSLKLQPREKKKLIDFRDKLYLAPLTTVGNLPFRRLCKVLGADVTCGEMAMCTNLLQGQASEWALLRRHSSEDLFGVQICGSFPDTVSRTVELIDRECTVDFIDINMGCPIDMVVNRSAGSALLNKPLRMKNIVEVSSSIVETPITIKVRTAFFEGKNRIDSLIADIGNWGATAVTIHGRSRQQRYSKSADWDYIYQCTKNASTNLQVIGNGDVYSYLDWNKHKSDCPELSSCMIARGALIKPWIFTEIKEQRHWDITSGERLNILKDFVRFGLQHWGSDNKGVETTRHFLLEWLSYTFRYIPVGLLDVIPQQINWRPPSYFGRDDLETLMMSESAGDWVRISELLLGKVPEGFTFAPKHKSNAYDRAENG; encoded by the exons ATGTCGGATGCAGTAGCGGAGCTCGCGGCGGATACAAATGTTGGAGGAGATGCAAAGCCTGATTCTTCTCAATCGACGACGAAACAGTTCTCTGTGTATGAAGCGACTTCGGAAGAGCTTATAGAACGATCAATGGCTCCTATTAAGAAGGAGTTCCTGTGTCCTCCTCCAAGCCGTTCCCTGAAGCAAAACGACGCCGCCGAATTTAAGGCGCCTCAGTCTGGCTTGGTCCaggagaagaaatcaaaacgACAGCTCAAACGGGAACGCCGCGAG CAATCTACCATCAATCTCTGTCCGCAGGTTGCGAGAACAGAAGATGTTAATTCCTGTCAATATAAAGATAATTGCCGGTTTAATCATGATATTGAAGCTTTCAAGGCTCAG AAACCAGAGGATATAGAGGGGCAATGCCCATTTGTGGCCTCTGAGATGAAGTGTGCATATGGTTTATCTTGTAGATTCTTAGGCACTCACAGAGATATTGCTGGTAATTCAGATGGGAAGGAAACTTCAGAGACGAACTTTTTTAACAAAGAGACACAGAGGCTTCTGTGGAAGAATAAGATGACTTTTGTCAACGCAGATGCGAAGCTCAAGTCCCTTGGTCTATTG GGGCATGCCAAAAAAAGCAATGTTGCTGAAGAAAATAACGcagaaaaaactcaaaatggtGCTCAAGCAACTAAAGTAGCGGTTGACTCAGCTGTCAGCTCTGAGCCTACATCAGATATGATAGAAGATGTTGATATTCCTGGACCATTAGAAACTGAGGAAGTTCGTCCTATGAAAAAGGCAAAATCTGAGGACGAAGAGAAAGTTAAACCTGGAGATGTTGGTGGAGTTAATGATG GCGTGAAAGTggaagaggaaacaaaaaagaatgggTATTCTACTTCAAAAGGTGACGTAGAAGATGATGATAGCATCAAAATTGTTGAAACTGATGGTAGTCTAAAGTTGCAGCCTCGCGAAAAGAAAAAGCTTATTGATTTTAGGGATAAGTTGTACCTTGCACCCCTAACAACTGTGGGAAATCTTCCCTTCCGAAGACTTTGCAAAGTGTTGGGAGCAGATGTGACTTGTGGTGAGATGGCTATGTGCACAAATCTTTTGCAG gGCCAAGCTTCGGAATGGGCTCTGCTTAGACGGCATTCATCGGAAGATCTGTTCGGTGTTCAGATTTGCGGTTCTTTTCCTGACACAGTGTCACGCACAGTTGAACTTATAGACCGAGAATGCACTGTTGATTTCATAGACATCAACATGGGTTGCCCGATAGATATGGTTGTCAACAGAAGTGCTGGTTCAGCTCTTCTCAACAAACCATTAAGAATGAAGAACATCGTGGAAGTTTCTTCTTCCATTGTTGAAACACCTATCACTATCAAG GTACGTACGGCATTCTTTGAGGGTAAGAATCGGATAGATTCATTAATTGCAGATATAGGAAATTGGGGAGCCACTGCAGTGACTATTCATGGGCGATCAAGACAGCAACGTTATAGCAAGTCTGCGGATTGGGACTATATATACCAGTGTACCAAAAACGCTTCCACTAACCTACAAGTTATAGGAAATGGAGATGTGTACTCTTATTTAGACTGGAACAAACACAAGTCTGACTGTCCTGAGTTGTCTAGCTGCATGATTGCTCGTGGAGCATTAATCAAG CCTTGGATATTTACTGAAATCAAAGAGCAACGTCACTGGGACATTACCTCAGGTGAAAGACTTAACATCTTGAAGGACTTTGTACGCTTTGGTCTTCAACATTGGGGATCCGACAATAAAG GAGTTGAGACAACTAGGCATTTCTTGCTGGAGTGGCTAAGCTACACGTTTAGGTACATACCTGTCGGTTTGCTTGATGTAATCCCGCAGCAAATCAACTGGCGCCCGCCTTCTTACTTTGGCCGTGATGATCTTGAGACACTCATGATGTCTGAATCTGCCGGTGACTGG GTGCGGATATCGGAATTGCTGCTTGGAAAGGTTCCGGAAGGCTTCACATTTGCCCCCAAGCACAAATCCAACGCTTATGATCGAGCTGAAAATGGCTAA
- the LOC104729191 gene encoding transcription factor RF2a-like codes for MGDTEKCSNTTDHMIHRLHSSFGTSSSSIPKHATTAPIHHQQQKQLDLNPNLLRSSTTPQFPQFSNCAKRIGVPPSHPNLIPPPTSPFSQIPTSRQTPSLHSHSRSLSQPNSFFSFDSLPPLSPSPFRDSLSSSAAAQLPDHDVSMEDPPDSAAFSSPFTRCNNSTSSVRAGESLPPRKSHRRSSSDIPTGFNNNSLPPRPLERSFSGGECADWSKSAPFVKKESSCDKEGVGDREAMDDLFSAYMNLENIDVLNSSEAEDSKNGGGTNNNENRDDMDSSRASGTKTNNGSSDTEGETSSVNESANTGGVKRRAAGGDIAPTTRHYRSVSVDSCFMDKFSFGDESLKPPLSPGTISRKVSPTNSVDGNSGAAAFSIEFKNGEFTAAEMKKIMANDKLAEMAMSDPKRVKRILANRQSAARSKERKMRYIVELEHKVQTLQTEATTLSAQLTLLQRDMIGLTNQNNELKFRLQAMEQQARLRDALNEALNGEVQRLKLAIGETSHNESERSKMQSLNAEMFQQLNISQLRQQPQQSQQNQNGTMALATKPESNE; via the exons ATGGGTGATACAGAGAAGTGTAGTAACACCACTGATCATATGATCCACAGACTTCACTCTTCTTTCggtacctcttcttcttccattcccAAACATGCTACTACTGCCCCCATTCATCATCAGCAGCAGAAACAGCTCGatttaaaccctaatctccTCCGCTCTTCTACTACTCCTCAATTCCCTCAATTCTCCAACTGTGCCAAACGAATCGGTGTTCCTCCCTCTCACCCTAACTTAATCCCACCACCgacttctcctttttctcagaTCCCTACCTCCCGACAAACCCCTTCTCTCCATTCTCACTCACGCTCATTGTCTCAGCCcaactctttcttctccttcgatTCTTTGCCTCCTTTAAGCCCTTCTCCCTTCCGCGATtctctctcctcctccgccgcagcGCAACTACCAGATCACGATGTCTCCATGGAGGATCCTCCAGATTCCGCCGCCTTTTCTTCGCCCTTCACCAGGTGTAATAACTCCACCTCTTCCGTAAGAGCCGGTGAGAGTCTACCTCCAAGGAAGTCTCATAGACGCTCCAGCAGTGATATTCCCACCGGCTTTAATAATAACTCGCTGCCTCCAAGACCCTTGGAGAGGTCTTTCTCTGGTGGGGAATGTGCTGATTGGTCAAAGTCGGCTCCTTTCGTCAAGAAAGAGTCCAGCTGCGATAAGGAAGGCGTTGGAGACAGAGAAGCCATGGATGATCTCTTCTCTGCGTATATGAATCTTGAAAACATTGATGTGTTGAACTCCTCCGAAGCTGAGGATAGCAAGAACGGAGGAGGtactaataataatgagaatcgGGATGATATGGACAGCAGCAGGGCAAGCGGTACCAAGACTAATAATGGTAGTAGTGATACGGAAGGAGAGACCAGCAGCGTCAATGAGAGTGCTAATACAGGAGGAGTCAAGAGAAGAGCTGCCGGAGGAGATATTGCTCCTACCACCAGACATTACAGGAGTGTTTCTGTCGACAGCTGTTTCATGGACAAGTTTTCTTTTGGTGACGAATCACTCAAGCCGCCTCTTTCTCCCGGTACTATCTCACGGAAAGTTTCCCCTACCAATTCGGTTGATGGGAATTCCGGTGCTGCTGCTTTCAGCATTGAGTTTAAAAACGGTGAATTTACTGCTgcggagatgaagaagatcatGGCTAATGATAAACTAGCTGAGATGGCCATGTCTGATCCTAAGCGTGTCAAAAG AATCTTGGCAAACCGTCAGTCAGCAGCACGGTcaaaggagaggaagatgcgGTACATAGTCGAATTGGAGCACAAAGTGCAGACTCTTCAGACCGAGGCTACTACATTGTCTGCTCAGCTCACGCTTTTGCAG AGAGATATGATTGGGCTGACAAATCAGAACAATGAGCTCAAGTTCCGTCTTCAAGCAATGGAGCAACAAGCGCGTCTTCGTGATG CTCTGAACGAAGCACTGAATGGGGAAGTCCAGCGACTGAAACTGGCAATCGGTGAGACCAGCCACAACGAATCTGAGAGATCAAAGATGCAATCACTCAACGCTGAGATGTTCCAGCAACTCAACATCAGCCAGTTAAGACAGCAGCCACAACAGTCTCAGCAGAACCAGAATGGAACCATGGCGTTGGCAACAAAACCTGAATCTAATGAATAG
- the LOC104729192 gene encoding uncharacterized protein LOC104729192, with protein MDQKPKKTATSPPKRWLERITTFFDVPNPRIARILFISSFATFFSGIAFAFEWTFHGKNHRGFQWIIYYALSLIILPIIIWVGLGITMIVTSRPHGSTQVASLAVEEEECVNNNSSAGKSGNEETIENNCERLAIVVDDMDREKCNGKVLENKTSTAKLKRTVSFPLHSQVRSCRTR; from the coding sequence ATGGACCAAAAGCCAAAGAAGACCGCCACAAGTCCACCAAAGCGGTGGCTCGAACGCATCACAACATTCTTTGATGTTCCTAACCCGAGAATTGCTAGAATTCTATTTATAAGCAGTTTTGCAACTTTCTTCTCGGGGattgcttttgcttttgaatGGACATTTCACGGCAAGAACCATAGGGGATTCCAATGGATCATCTACTACGCCTTGTCCCTGATCATTCTACCTATTATCATCTGGGTCGGTCTCGGTATCACCATGATTGTTACGTCAAGACCCCACGGGTCTACGCAAGTTGCTAGCTTAgcagttgaagaagaagagtgtgtcAACAACAACAGTTCTGCCGGGAAGAGTGGAAATGAAGAAACTATAGAAAACAATTGTGAGAGGTTGGCgattgttgttgatgatatGGATCGAGAAAAGTGCAACGGAAAGGTACTTGAGAATAAGACCTCAACCGCAAAGCTAAAACGCACAGTTTCATTCCCATTGCATAGTCAAGTGCGATCATGTCGGACTAGGTGA